The Streptomyces sp. NBC_00459 DNA segment ACCAGGTGATTCGACCAAGCAGGCCCGGGCAGCCGCCCAACTGCGCAAGGGCGTCCTGGAGTACTGCGTACTCGCCCTGATGCGGGACCGCCCCCGCTACGGCGTGGAACTCCTCCAGGCCCTGGAGGCCTCCGGCGCGCTGGCCACCAGCCAGGGCACGGTGTATCCGCTGCTCTCCAGGCTTCGCCGCGACGATCTGGTCACCACCACCTGGCAGGAGTCCGTCTCCGGCCCACCCCGTCGCTACTACGCACTGACCGACAGCGGCCGGGCCGCACTCGACGAGTTCACCCGGGTCTGGCCCGACTTCCGCAACGCCGTCGACGCCTTCCTGACCGCCCCGCATCCCTCCACCGGAGACCTCGAATGAAGACCTCTGCCGATCTCGCACGCGACTACCTCTCCGCCGTCGAGCGCGAGGCGTCCGCACTCCCCGCAGACCGACGCCAGGAACTCCTCGCCGACCTCGCCGAACACATCGAGGTGACGCGGGCCGAACGCCCCGACGCCGCGATCGGCGTGGTCCTGGCGGAGCTGGGCGACCCCCGCGCGATCGCGGCGACGGCGCTGGCCGAGGCAGGCAAGGGGGTCGACGGGGCCCCGGCCCGGAGCAGCGTCGGTGCTCCCACCCGGCGTGGCAAGGTGCACCCCCTGGTCCCACTCCTGATGCTCACTCTCTCCATGCCCTTCATGATGGTTTTCCCCGACAACCCCGGGCAGTTGTTCGGCGTCCTGTTCCGCATCACCGGCGCGGTACTTCTCTGCACCTCACTGCACTGGACCGCCGTCCAGAAAACCACCGGTGTGCTGCTTGCCGCCGTCCTGCCGAGCGTCATCATCGGTACCTGGAACCTGTCCACCGGCGGCCCGGAGGCCGGCACCCCGGCCCTCCTGGCCAACCTGGCGATGCTCGCCCTGATGGCCGGCACGGCGGCCTGGCTCTGGCGGGTCCGCCGCGCCTGAACTGCTGATCCGGTCTGCGGGTTCGTCAAGAGCCGTTGGCCGTCCGGTGCGGTCACGGACGGTTGCCGGTCAGTGGAAGAGACGACGGCCGTCGTCGTGCCAAGCGCTCCAGCCCATGGGCGGACGCTGCGGTCACTCACCACCCGCGGGCGACATCATCTTCAGCAAGCAGGCCCTCTTCCTCGCGCGCCACCCGTCTGTCTAGCGTGCTGTCATGGATCACCGACAGCAGCCGTCCGTACGCTCGTCCGACCGCTTCGACCACTGTCCATGGCTGTTCGAGAAGGAGGCCACGGAGGAGCGGCGAGCCGCGCAGGGGGAGCGGCAACGATCCCTCGGCGGGGACAGCGAGGTGGGCGAGCGTTGCTATGTGGCCGAGTCTGCGGCGGTCTTCCCCGACGTCCTGCGACTGGGCGACGACTCGTACATCGCCGCCCACGCCTACGTCACCGGCACCCTGACCACGGGCACGGACTGCACGCTGAACCCGTTCACCGTGGCCCGCGGCACAGTCGCTCTTGGCACCGGCGTACGCATCGGCGCCCACACGTCGCTCCTGGGCTTCAACCACTCGACAGCCCCCGACCAGCCGGTCTTCCGGCAGCCCCAGACCAGTCGGGGCATCACCGTCGGCGACGACGTCTGGATCGGCTCCCATGTGGTCGTCGTCGACGGTGTCACGATCGGCGACCACTGCGTGATCGGCGCCGGGGCGGTGGTCACGAAGGACCTACCGGCATGGACGGTGGCAGCGGGGAATCCGGCGCGGCGGATTCGGGACCGGCGCGAGCCGGGGGGACATCGACGGCCAAGCACCCCCAGCGGCGATGACGGTGCCGGCGATGCCCTGGCCCGGTTCGCCGA contains these protein-coding regions:
- a CDS encoding PadR family transcriptional regulator — its product is MEPGDSTKQARAAAQLRKGVLEYCVLALMRDRPRYGVELLQALEASGALATSQGTVYPLLSRLRRDDLVTTTWQESVSGPPRRYYALTDSGRAALDEFTRVWPDFRNAVDAFLTAPHPSTGDLE
- a CDS encoding HAAS signaling domain-containing protein — translated: MKTSADLARDYLSAVEREASALPADRRQELLADLAEHIEVTRAERPDAAIGVVLAELGDPRAIAATALAEAGKGVDGAPARSSVGAPTRRGKVHPLVPLLMLTLSMPFMMVFPDNPGQLFGVLFRITGAVLLCTSLHWTAVQKTTGVLLAAVLPSVIIGTWNLSTGGPEAGTPALLANLAMLALMAGTAAWLWRVRRA